TTTGTTCCTATTTatggatcagtaggacctgatgaGTATAAGAAACTAAACACTGTgaacgataattaagtcccagtgtcctctaacgagtacttcctaataaacagtgtcttatcttgttactgttgctaaaattggtcaaatttgttgccatatcaaacgaCAAACGTTATTAATCATttataaacaagtttcaaccataaaatgtgatcaggttttggaccttgtccacttttgtgtcgggataggctgcagactgactcggcagagatggctgccatcttgtttttacatgagcgccttttacactgccagattttccgcgaatgttgggccgttttgccggccagctgcgagcgtttagacacacagagccagattggcgagttgatccaaggtgcccaattttccacctcgtagggtagacatattagcagaacccttttagtttaaacagaccgaggtgcccttccgccacgggaggggctgttgaagacttgttgagctgttgatgacgccgtaCGTgcaagccactggcggtggataaacaggaaacagctgatagcaggaattagcgagcagctagcagcaagagggaaacgcaaacctgacagacactgtaaagatgagcaactggggagacaaggaattgcacgccctccttgccctcgcaaacaaagaggccattaaccgtcagatgacggggacggtgaagaagtTACGAGAAAATCAGCGCCTGACTagccacgtcactgtttacgtcacacgctgagctacacgttttgttacttgctcacgccccccattgccccgaaaaaggcgcattctgtgtGAACAAAAGTAGgaaggcggcattttgctgcactccccgattttgtttttgtactgccaatgctgaaaaaagacgaATTgtgctttcctgcaaatttgcacaattcctgtttaaaaagagctatagattagtgtattgtggtctaAGTTAGGTAGAatggtcaagtaaacccaaaaattgatgtcctcatatgaggacacagggtctcaggaggatatacttGTATGCTCTTAacatttaaaggttcagtgtgtaggattaggatccattattcactcactctacagcaggaatagaataaaagctctgtgcccaCTTTAGACTGCAACCCAcctgttgggaaccactggcttaGACTACAGTTAGCTAGTTGCCTGCCTAGCTAGCTGTAACTCAGCTGCGCTGCATTGATCTGATGTCAGTTGCtttgtaatgttagctgatAAAGTAATTTGCAAACCAACCCTGGGAGTCTGCATGAATTTGCTAATGTTATCCACTCAAGAAAATATTTCACTGTGTTAGCGAGCCAGCAATTCATCAGTGTTAGCAAGCAAGGTAACGTTAGTCAACGATATCGCACAATATTTcacctcagtgtttcctctagatttttttttttttattacagcgGGGACACAGAATTTGATGAATTCACTGTTTATCAGGCCACAGATGAGACAAGAAGGAGCTAGTGCACCCCGTCATCCTTCCGCCTCACATTGTTGCCACTTGAAGGCCTATTTTCTGGGTGGAGAGCTGACGGCAGCTAAATAAAGGACTGTTTCTGGGCCACCACTGTTAATGTATGACATatggaaacacagcatgtgtgGACTCTGTTGTGGTGGGTGCTGGTTGTTTGTTGACATTAATGGACTCCATTTCTAAGCTAACACTAGCTTGTGTTACACACTGTTATCGCTGTAGGGGAGCTGCAGAGAGGTGCTTTGGGGCACACATAGCGTCACGTCCTTTGGATTTTCCAGGAAAATTCATCCTGAGTGTGTTCGCCCTGTCCTGTTTTACGCAGCAGAGAAAGTTGGGAAACCActctcagttttttttattacgTTAAAACCTGTTTACCCATTGacaataaaaaatgataaatgttaAAAGTTACAGAGAGAGCCTGTAACTCAGGTTAGTTTTCATTTATGTGATTGCTATCAGGAATTTTAGCGGACCTGAGTTTAAATCCATCTACCTGTTTGACCCTTTAAAATGCCCATAGAAATCAATGGGAGCGTGAGTTTCATTATGCATTGTGTTAGTCTTACTAACCACACCTCTCACCCAGTTTAACCAGGGATAGGCTCCAGAATCCAGTCCCCTGCAGCCCTGCACAGGATGAGCAGGTATAGTTGATGGGGGGTTGTTGGGCTGGAAATAGGCCGACAGCATCAACATGGCttataaacagaaaaataacagaTCTAGTAAAAATCAAGATTTGTGTTTATACAGAGAACATAACTTTATCCATTCAAACTAATGTTTCTTAAGCTAAAGTTAGAGGTTTTATAAAAATGTCCCTGCCTTGTGAAAGTAGTCCCACTACTCTGCTGCCCACCTCCAGCTGACATTTCATCTGAGACATGCTACTGATCTTTAACTAAACCTTCAGCAGGACTCACACTAAGCCATTTTCAGGATCTGGGTTAGTCTCATCTACTAAAGATTAACCCTGAAACACGTCACCGTGGATCAACAGCAGTGAGGAGACGCTCCTGGTCATTATGAAGGCCCAGAGTGTCATTGGTCACCTGATGAAAAGCTCCTCCCCATTTTTATGTCCTGTTTTAGTTCAATAAattgtgtcactgtcaaacaaagTGTACACAGGGTGTCTCATTGACACTAATGCGTGTGGGGGCTTATTTTAGTGTTTCACAGGAGATTTTAACAGTTAACATTAGTGTTGAAATTATAAATCAGTCAGCAGAAGATTAAACAAATGGAAATTTTGCTTGATTAAGCCATTTAGCaaacaaaaatgccaaatattctcTGGTTCCAGCTCATAAATGTTAGTATGAAATGGTTACTTCAGTGCTATATTATTGTAAATTAAATCTTTGTGGGTTTAGGGCAGTTGATTGGACAGAACAAGCAATGAGAAGATGTCTTcttcaatcagtcagtcaaactgtatttactgtatgtagcacttttcatacaaacagaatgcaacacaaagtgctttacacaataaaaacaatactccaaaaaaaaaaagggaagtcAGGAAACACTATCATAAGTGTGGAAACACCATAGGCAGGAtaaaaaatctgaataaaaaacatttttatatctgtcaaaaaataagttagaataaataaatgagtaacaaAATAGAAGAACGAGCCAGcaattttttaataaaaataaataaatacacaataatcataaatgcaaaattagaaaattaaattaattcattaattaagaaaataataatttaaataaaagttcAATTAAAAGCCAGTCTAAAAATGTTGATCTTGAGTTTGCTTGAGCTCTGGGAGCTTGTGATGCTGTGATATCCTTGGTTTGGTTTCAGGGAATATGTTGGTTTTAATGGCCAATTTAAATTCTACAATTACACATGCTGTCTTAATTAGTTAATATttctattaatattaatattccATACTTCAGTGCTCTGCATTTcttgtgtttgtgcatctgtGTTGCATATTTAGTGTCTGATAATGTCGTATAATGGTGACCTGTATGATGTTGTTACCAACATTAATATTTGCTTCTCTTTTTGTTCTTGATCTGCATTCTTATAAATTATTATAACAAGTTTTGTTAACTCTTCAAGACAGTAATTCTATATAGGATGATCCTGTCATATTTGTCCATCgacttaaaatgaaataacatgCTCATTATTGTGCACTGTCCTGTTGAATAAACTAATAGCATGATGAATAAACACatagattaaataaataattaaataaaatgaattatttatAAACTATTTGTAATCATTATTGATAAtaaattattactattattattataatcaatAGTGACTTTTTTTGACTCTATTGATTGTTTAAggcaaaaacatgaatttaaacatttgtattttcataTAATTATATTCCTGGCATTGTGGGGAAACCTTTGAAAAATGGTTGGCAATAAATTTGCTGTAAAAATTTAATCTGTTAAACCAACGCTTAatacagagggaaaaaaaatgagtgTTTGTAAAATTCTGGCTACTGCTCTGGTTATAAGCATTTTCCTGTGGTTTGTACAGACTAAATGATTCGACTGATAGAtgagtctttaaaaaaaattaacagatTTATCAAAAGTGAAAATTATCAGTATTTATAGCCCTAGTTcctaattattttattattttatgtaattattttttaatatttttcatgaGTGTTTGAATAATAAACTGAACTCAGTAGTAATTCCTACCTAGTACTAGTATtactgagcttttttttttttttttagcagaatAAGAACCCGTATTTAATTAACTAGATAGAAAATAATAGAGAGATAATAAGGTCAGTAGCCTCAGACACAGTTTCCCCTGATGACCTCCTCCCTCTGTGATGATCTACTTTGTCCAGCAGGTGTCGGTGTCGAACATTTTTATACTCCCCCTGCTCCAAAGAGCAAATCTGCCCCGCCCATTTGGATATATCAGCCAATAGGAGAGCGTATTTGTGCTACATCACAACCGCTTTTGAAAATAAGAGCATAGGCGCCTGTTCTGAAGCTGCCTCCAATACACGCAGGAAGGCGCATGCTTTTATTTCGACAAGTGTGAATATTTTGACCGGAAGTGCTTCGAGTACCTGCAGTGTCGTTGGCGGATAGATTGCAGCAGCAATGGCAGCTCCCAGTAGGAAGCAGACGTTACGGTTTCTCAGCCAGTTAGGAGGGTTTATTCTGACCCGGTTCGGGTTTTGGAACTGCTTCAGCATGTTGATGCTGTTCGCTGAACGAGCGGACTCTAAAAGGTAAAAAGAGCGCCAAACGGAGCACTGTAgagtagctaacattagcttccaAACTAGCTAACAGCAAATCTTAGCATCAGTCTTGTAcgaaaacacacttcattatCACGTTAACTATCGAAGCAGTAACGTTTTATAGTTAAATAATTACCGGACAACATGCGAGCTAGCTAACCCTATCGTTTCTTTTCTGTTGAAGGTGTTAacctgctaactagctaactcaACAAGGGTTATGTTTCAGCAATTAGACTCAACATCAGGCAGAAAGTTGCAGCCACATGGAgttgtttaaattaaaatgacaagTTACATTTTCCTCGGTCTGTAATTTTCCCTCGGACAGGGGGGCAGGCTGTAATTTTTGTGGTGCGTTGCTAATGGTGGTTTAAATCTCTTACGATGTAAACTGGGTGTGTATTGTTTGAGTCTGTGGTGGGCTGGTCTTTCTCAGACCTACTCAGACAACCACACCCTCTGAATGGTCCTGTAATTATGGCAACTCTAAGGAAAATGTATACACCATTTGTCATACCTGCCTGTCGCTTTAAGCTGAGTTAATTCCTCTCTCAGTCTCTAATAGGTGCATTTTTAATAAAACCTTTTTATTTATGGAACATGTAGCACAAAGACAGTGCTCAGTTTTTACTGGATTGTTACCTAAACATGATGCTTTGTGAATGTGAATAGTTGCTTGCGTTTAACACAGAAGCCACCTGCAGGTTTTTTGACTGCTGGGTTAGCTGTTAATGGACACCAAATGATATGGTTTGGGTTGGCCGACGTGGAGAAAAATCAAATTACATCCCCATCTGGTTCAAGAGCTGAGTCGAGattcagttatttttataaaatgaaattaaaatcaattttgAATCCTCTATACCTGATAAAGAGTTTGTGCTTTTGTCACTGAAATACAGTAAGCAAAGAAATCTGTGGTGCATAAAGGCCAAAAACATATCTGgtcactttagcctttaacttGCTCTGACTTTCCTAATACACGTCTGAAACTCATTGTTATTACACTTCACGCTGCTgcaaaacttttaaaatgttgtatcttacttgattttatgatttatagttgATGTCAGAGGCCTGAAAGGTGACACAAGAAGAAATACTGAGTGAGATTTTGATTAATAAGATAGAAAAGTTGTTGAATCAGTTAATCCacgtttttaacagtttttaaatgtccttttaaattgaattgccttgtttgtctgttttatgtccattatgtctattttcatgtgaagcactctgCTTATAATGCCCTTATTGTAAaccactttgtgctgcatttcttttatGAAAGGTGAAAgttttctattattattattattattattaagtaacattatgtgtgttttcattgaTGTTTATGAAGTTTTGATGTTTAAGGTAGAAATCAATTCACCTATGCCCCTCTGGTTCTCACCCTATTATGTATACCTTTATAGTTAAAAGCGAATATCAAAATGTTGCTGGTCATAGCATAGCATTGGTTATAGTATTAAATTTTGGggtaaaaatgtgtgttaaaatatttaaaaagttaaagaaTTATTTGGTTTTACTAAGACAAAATCCagtaataaaaatgttaaagatCTCACaacataactataaaaataataatgacagtGAGTGGCAGATtttcgcaaaaaaaaaaaaaaaaaatctttttgagATAAGAGAAGACTTAATTAATTCCACACCAGGGAAATTTACACATTACAGCAGCTCAAGAGTCAGGTTTTCATCTTGCATGATAATGACGATATCGAATGATTGTTGAGCAGTATtattgtttatgtatttataaatgAAACTAAATGAGTAATCACCATTGACAAATGAATCAGTGACAAAAAATGAGTAGTTAAAGCTCTTCTTAAAACAATTTTATTGTCAATACTGCAGATGCAGTAATAgtagacagacaaacaacataCAGCAGataataagaaataaaacagcTGCTGTGTAAGTTAGTTTGATTTAAAGCGCTTTCATTTGTTGTCATCTGCAGGAAGCCAGACATCAGTGTACCGTACCTGTACGTGGACATGGGTGCTGCAGTGCTCTGCGCCAGCTTCATGTCATTTGGGGTGAAGAGGAGATGGTTTGCAATGGCCGCCGCTATACAGCTGGCCGTCAGCACGTACGCATCATACGTTGGAGAGCAGGTGTACTACGGGGACTGGCTGAAGGTGAGTCACCTTCTGTGGTTTACAGTAACAAAGCTGCTGTTCAGTTACCCGTGTGCGTCTGATAAGAACACGCAGGTATCATCATACACCAGTCAAATATCAGTTGCGgtaggggcgtcggtggcttagtggtagagcaggctcCCCATgtgcaaggctgttgccacagcagcctgggttcgactccagcctgtggccctttgctgcatgtcactccccctctctctctctccccctttcacacttgtctgtcctatcaattaaaggcaaaaatgccccaaaaaatatcttttaaaaaaaaaaaaatatcagttgCGGTGTTGTAGAGGTTAGCCTGAGGCTTAACGTTTCTCATGACAGAAATATTcatcatgatgtttttattaatgaCAAATTATTTTAGGTTGTCTGACAATAGTGCCAGCATCACCacaagtttttttgttgttttgtaattGAAGTTTTTCCATAACTTTTCATACACATAAAGACCATAATGCAACACGAGGCAACATCCTTTCAGTATATAATTAACAGAACGAGCACAACACATCTGGTCACATTTAAGTATCTCAAACAAATCAAAGTAGACAAACTCAGACATGTAAAAAAGTACAAATCAAATTTGACACACAAAATGGGGGCagcacatttttacagtaaaatggTGGGAacatttaattactttttatagACATGaaaaaatgagaccaaactttatAGAAATTTCCTTTATTGTTATTAGTCCATGTAGTCAGAGATTCCAAAGAGGCAAAATCCATCATTAATTTGAACTATTCTGACAGAGAACTGTCCTTGAAGCGCCAGTAAAGGCTGCCACTGAAAGTTAATATTATTGTTTGGATAGTCAGATTGTAGGAGCGACCTGTCCTGACCTGACCTAATGAACACAGCTGGGCAGACTCAATAGTAGACTGTAGTTTATGATACCACCCTCCACTACTTTTAATAACTTGTTCACAGGAATGTTCCCACAATAAAtggagaaaaaatatgtttcactTTTACCTCAATTGTAAACATAATCCATGAGTCCCTGCCTGGTGTATAATTACCTGTGTATTATCATCTTGGTGTTACctttttcaaaatgttacttACCCTTTGATGTAAGTAGAGTGGAGCTCAGTTAAGATTAGCGTGATACTCTGGACAAAGTTTTTCTTTCAGtcctcatcaacaacaatcCCACGCTTGACATTGTCTCATCGTCTGACAGTTTGTTATCTGACTGTTTATGATGTCAAACTGTCTCAGTGAATGTGACAAGAAGGGAGTCTACACAAAAGATCTAGTTAAAGCAAGCATTGTTTATTAAACTAAGATTAACATAAATAACCAGTGGAGTGTGTAGGTCGGCAAAGTCAGTAATGAAAGCCATGTATGGATGCGTGTTAGTTGTACGGTGGAGGTGTTGAAGGTGCAAACCAAAAAGCAATGATGCACGTCTGCTGTAGGAATAGAGAGGGAGTTAAAACATGAGGCCCAGGTGAGGTCAATCAAGGCAACCACTCCCACGTCAGCCAACTGCCTGATGAGGTTGGCTGGAACATCCTCAAAGACAGTGGGAGAGGCGGCACAATGGCGGACTTTAAACCCCAGACACTGAGATGGACCAAATAACAAACTCGAGATTTTCTAAGGTGCAGATTTTCCCAGTTTTAGTGACCTAAAACTCAGTGTTCCTGGAGACGAGAGGCCAAAAGACAGAGGAGAATATCTGTGCACAAAATATCTCTATACGTAAAGACAGGGCCTTAGGCTATGCTGACATTGCAAGGGTTAAGTGCACAGTTATGATTAACAGCTAGCATATGTTCTTTCTATGGCCCATATCTGATACCATATTTCCTAGGATAGGAAATATGTTGTAGTTAGTTATCCTGTCACAGCCACTTCAGATCCTGAGCTCTTGATATTGCAACTGCATTGAACTCTTAAAATCATCTCTTCCGTCTCTTTTAAAATGCGTTTAAACAAGCACTTTATccacttctgtttttgtttgcaatGAAGCAACAGTACTAATGCAGTGTTACACACCTCTGTACCTCACCTGCTGAGTTTCTACTGTTCAGACAGATGTCTTATTTCTACAAAATTAAGATATGATTCAGATTTAGACGCACATGTGAAAGTGGCCGACATCAGTGTTCAAAAATTAAAAGCAGATCTGTGTCACACATGGAAGAAAAAAGAATCTGGGCCACCACTAGAAGTAGATTGTTGTATCAGAGTTTGACATTGTAGGAGAAATGTGTCATAGGTTATAACAGCCTGAACGTTGTGACCCTGCAGGTACGGATGTATTCCAGAGCGCTGGCAATCATTGGAGGTTTTCTGGTTCTGGCCAGTGGAGCGGGGGAGGTGTACAGA
The nucleotide sequence above comes from Epinephelus lanceolatus isolate andai-2023 chromosome 21, ASM4190304v1, whole genome shotgun sequence. Encoded proteins:
- the tmem101 gene encoding transmembrane protein 101, yielding MAAPSRKQTLRFLSQLGGFILTRFGFWNCFSMLMLFAERADSKRKPDISVPYLYVDMGAAVLCASFMSFGVKRRWFAMAAAIQLAVSTYASYVGEQVYYGDWLKVRMYSRALAIIGGFLVLASGAGEVYRQKPRSRSLQSTGQVFLGIYLICMVYSLQHSKEDQQAYLNHITGGEITLILLEVLFGVLALAFLSGCYIRIAAQILATVLPLVILLIDGNLGYWHHTRKVEFWNQMKLIGHNVGIFGAVLILATDG